One Phaseolus vulgaris cultivar G19833 chromosome 11, P. vulgaris v2.0, whole genome shotgun sequence genomic window carries:
- the LOC137810348 gene encoding proteasome subunit alpha type-6 → MSRGSGGGYDRHITIFSPEGRLFQVEYAFKAVKAAGITSIGVRGKDSICVVTQKKVPDKLLDQTSVTHLFPITKYLGLLATGMTADARTLVQQARNEAAEFRFTNGYEMPVDVLARWIADKSQVYTQHAYMRPLGVVAMVLGIDDEYGPQLYKCDPAGHYFGHKATSAGLKDQEAINFLEKKMKGDPAFTYEETVQTAISALQSVLQEDFKATEIEVGVVRKDNPEFRVLTTEEIDEHLTAISERD, encoded by the exons ATGAGTCGAGGAAGTGGAGGTGGATACGATCGTCACATCACTATTTTCTCTCCCGAGGGACGTCTCTTCCAAGTTG AGTATGCTTTCAAGGCTGTTAAAGCTGCTGGAATCACCTCAATCGGTGTCCGAGGAAAGGATTCCATCTGTGTTGTTACTCAGAAGAAGGTTCCG GATAAGCTTTTGGACCAGACAAGTGTTACACACCTCTTTCCCATCACAAAGTACCTTGGTTTGTTGGCGACTGGCATGACAG CTGATGCTAGGACACTTGTCCAACAAGCAAGAAATGAAGCAGCTGAGTTTCGTTTTACAAATGGATATGAGATGCCTGTAGATGTGTTGGCTAGATG GATTGCAGACAAATCACAAGTCTATACCCAGCATGCTTATATGAGACCACTTGGAGTAG TTGCTATGGTTTTGGGTATTGATGATGAATATGGACCACAGCTTTACAAATGTGATCCTGCTGGTCATTACTTTGGTCACAAG GCCACAAGTGCTGGATTGAAGGACCAAGAGGCAATTAATTTCTTGGAAAAGAAGATGAAGGGTGACCCTGCATTTACTTATGAGGAGACAGTTCAG ACTGCCATTTCTGCTCTCCAATCAGTTCTTCAGGAGGATTTTAAGGCCACTGAGATTGAG GTTGGAGTGGTGCGGAAGGATAATCCAGAATTCAGAGTTCTAACCACTGAGGAAATTGATGAGCACTTGACTGCAATAAGTGAGCGTGACTGA